In a single window of the Acinetobacter sp. CS-2 genome:
- a CDS encoding MFS transporter: protein MDLVSRIQRLPIGKFHYTLLWVIGLGWMFDAMDTGLISFILAKMAEDWAMTPDDKSWVVSIGFIGMAIGAVCSGALADRWGRKTVFASTLVIYSLATAACAFAPNLTWLLVFRFIVGLGLGGQLPVAVTLVSEYIPAHVRGRFIVLLESFWGLGWLVAALVSRFVIPDFGWHAAFLIGGIPALYAIVIWKMVPESVPYLINRGRHKEAHALVKKIEAQCGVEVIEIFEVKPVAEKHDISFSQLWSGIFARRTLMLWLIWFGIVFSYYGIFTWLPSLLVKEGYTIVKSFEYVLVMILAQLPGYIAAAWLVEKLGRKATLAGFIAMCAVSAYFFGQSDNVTQIVVWGCLMSFFNLGAWGVLYTYTPEQYPANIRAFGSGWAGAIGRIGGIFAPFAVTHIMVLDHGFSYVFMMFTAVLIAVALIILLLGEETKGKTLESIGL from the coding sequence ATGGATTTAGTCTCACGTATACAACGTTTACCGATTGGTAAATTTCACTATACCTTGCTATGGGTGATTGGTCTGGGCTGGATGTTTGATGCCATGGATACCGGATTGATTTCCTTTATTCTGGCCAAAATGGCGGAAGACTGGGCCATGACGCCGGATGATAAAAGCTGGGTGGTTTCCATTGGTTTTATTGGAATGGCCATTGGTGCAGTGTGTTCGGGAGCCCTTGCCGATCGTTGGGGGCGTAAAACGGTTTTTGCCTCAACTTTAGTGATTTATAGTCTGGCAACCGCTGCCTGTGCTTTTGCACCGAACCTGACTTGGTTGCTGGTGTTCCGTTTCATTGTAGGGCTTGGACTGGGTGGTCAGCTACCGGTGGCCGTGACGCTGGTGAGTGAATATATTCCTGCCCATGTCCGTGGCCGCTTTATTGTGCTGCTGGAAAGTTTCTGGGGTTTGGGGTGGTTGGTGGCAGCATTGGTTTCGCGGTTTGTGATTCCCGATTTTGGCTGGCATGCTGCTTTTCTGATTGGGGGTATTCCTGCGCTGTATGCGATTGTGATCTGGAAAATGGTGCCAGAATCAGTGCCTTACTTAATTAATCGGGGTCGACATAAAGAAGCGCATGCTTTGGTGAAAAAAATTGAAGCGCAATGTGGCGTGGAAGTGATTGAAATTTTTGAAGTCAAACCGGTGGCCGAAAAGCATGACATTAGCTTCTCTCAACTCTGGTCCGGCATTTTTGCCCGCCGTACCCTGATGCTATGGCTGATCTGGTTTGGTATTGTATTTTCCTACTACGGTATTTTTACCTGGCTGCCAAGTTTACTGGTCAAAGAAGGCTATACCATTGTGAAGTCTTTTGAGTATGTACTAGTGATGATTCTGGCCCAGTTGCCGGGTTATATTGCCGCGGCATGGCTGGTGGAAAAACTGGGACGTAAGGCAACATTGGCGGGTTTTATTGCCATGTGTGCAGTCTCTGCCTACTTCTTTGGTCAATCCGACAATGTGACCCAGATTGTGGTATGGGGCTGTTTGATGTCCTTCTTTAACTTGGGCGCCTGGGGTGTTTTATACACTTATACCCCAGAACAGTATCCAGCCAATATCCGTGCCTTTGGTTCGGGCTGGGCCGGAGCGATTGGCCGTATTGGTGGTATTTTCGCGCCATTTGCTGTCACCCATATAATGGTGCTCGACCATGGTTTCAGCTATGTCTTTATGATGTTTACCGCCGTTTTAATTGCCGTGGCACTGATTATCCTGCTGCTGGGTGAAGAAACCAAAGGTAAAACTTTAGAGTCGATTGGTTTATAA
- a CDS encoding TerC family protein yields MILEWMSDPSAWIGLATLVVLEIVLGIDNLVFIAILAEKLPPEQRNAGRIVGLIMALCMRLILLASIAWVVTLTQPLFHVLDHPFSGRDLILLFGGIFLLFKGTMELHERIEGAQPQKEENPVHAAFWMVIVQIVVLDAVFSLDSVITAVGMVKDLSVMMIAVVIAVGIMLWASKPLMTFVNRHPTVVILCLGFLMMIGFSLIVEGFGFHIPKGYLYAAIGFSVVVEFINQTMRRNQERMVTTTDLRYRTASAVMRMLGGKSESQNNEAEDVLATRAFADEVFNEENGVYHSVLVQGVLGLSERPVKSVMTPRPELEWIDLDEDEASIKEQLLSMTHSRLIVAHGELDNIAGIVLTHKVMNDYIETGKLNFEAHLREPVIVHENAQVLMVMEQLRQAPLQMAIVLNEYGSIEGLATPIDVLEAIAGEFPDEDEFETAAESLEDGTLILEGSTDIRHVSLLLNRDLVDESEQYSTLSGYILFHLGRLPESGAKLQADKHIFEVVTMNGHKIDKVHIIPLNQNQTED; encoded by the coding sequence ATGATCTTGGAATGGATGTCAGATCCATCAGCATGGATTGGACTGGCAACTTTAGTGGTTCTAGAAATTGTACTGGGTATCGACAACCTGGTTTTTATTGCCATTTTGGCGGAAAAACTGCCCCCAGAACAGCGTAATGCAGGCCGTATCGTCGGCTTGATTATGGCTTTGTGTATGCGGTTGATTTTACTGGCTTCCATTGCCTGGGTGGTGACCTTGACCCAGCCACTGTTCCATGTTCTGGATCATCCTTTTTCCGGCCGTGACCTGATTCTGCTGTTTGGTGGCATATTCCTGCTGTTTAAAGGCACCATGGAATTACATGAGCGTATAGAAGGTGCTCAACCGCAGAAAGAAGAAAACCCGGTGCATGCCGCATTCTGGATGGTGATCGTTCAGATTGTGGTACTGGATGCCGTATTCTCTCTGGATAGCGTGATTACCGCAGTCGGCATGGTCAAAGACCTGTCGGTGATGATGATTGCGGTGGTGATTGCAGTCGGCATCATGCTGTGGGCATCTAAACCACTAATGACCTTTGTCAACAGACATCCGACCGTGGTGATTCTGTGCCTCGGCTTCCTGATGATGATCGGCTTTTCACTGATTGTTGAAGGCTTCGGTTTCCATATTCCTAAAGGCTATTTATACGCGGCGATTGGTTTCTCTGTGGTGGTGGAATTTATCAACCAGACTATGCGCCGTAATCAGGAGCGCATGGTGACCACGACGGACCTGCGTTACCGTACTGCTTCTGCCGTGATGCGTATGCTCGGGGGTAAAAGTGAATCGCAAAACAATGAAGCCGAAGATGTGCTGGCGACACGTGCCTTTGCCGATGAAGTCTTTAATGAAGAGAACGGGGTTTACCATAGTGTGCTGGTGCAAGGTGTGCTGGGGCTGTCGGAACGGCCTGTGAAATCGGTGATGACACCGCGTCCGGAACTGGAATGGATTGATCTGGATGAAGATGAAGCCTCCATTAAAGAACAGTTATTAAGCATGACCCATTCACGTTTGATTGTGGCACATGGTGAACTGGACAATATTGCCGGTATAGTGCTGACCCATAAAGTCATGAACGACTACATCGAAACTGGAAAACTGAATTTTGAAGCGCATTTACGCGAGCCGGTGATTGTGCATGAAAATGCTCAGGTGTTGATGGTAATGGAACAGTTGCGTCAGGCACCGCTGCAAATGGCAATTGTATTGAATGAATACGGTTCGATTGAAGGGCTTGCTACCCCGATTGATGTGCTTGAAGCGATTGCCGGTGAATTCCCGGATGAAGATGAATTTGAAACAGCTGCAGAAAGTCTGGAAGACGGGACTTTAATCCTTGAAGGTTCTACCGATATTCGTCATGTTTCCTTGTTGTTAAACCGTGATCTGGTAGATGAGTCTGAACAGTATTCAACCTTGTCCGGTTATATCCTGTTCCATCTGGGGCGTTTGCCGGAAAGTGGTGCCAAATTGCAGGCAGATAAACATATTTTTGAAGTGGTGACGATGAATGGCCATAAAATTGATAAGGTTCATATCATCCCGCTCAATCAAAATCAGACGGAAGATTAA
- a CDS encoding YchJ family protein codes for MSETECPCGRGDYASCCQPLHLGQAKAHTAEQLMRSRYSAFAKQEIDYIVKTTALGQQQALDVAAIAEWSKANQWLKLEVVQAQEKLDKHHAQVEFKAHYHDSQQAQVHHEISHFVKHEGAWYFLDPTTNMQITMKQPCICGSGKKFKQCCAQFL; via the coding sequence ATGTCAGAAACAGAATGTCCATGTGGTCGAGGTGATTACGCCAGCTGTTGCCAGCCTTTACATTTGGGTCAGGCCAAAGCACACACTGCAGAGCAATTGATGCGTTCGCGTTATAGTGCCTTTGCCAAACAGGAAATTGACTATATTGTGAAAACCACGGCCTTAGGCCAACAACAAGCGCTGGATGTGGCAGCCATTGCCGAATGGAGCAAGGCCAATCAGTGGCTCAAGCTGGAAGTGGTTCAAGCCCAGGAAAAACTGGACAAGCACCATGCCCAGGTTGAATTTAAGGCACATTATCATGATAGTCAGCAAGCACAGGTTCATCATGAAATTTCCCATTTTGTGAAACATGAAGGGGCCTGGTATTTCCTTGATCCGACCACAAATATGCAAATCACCATGAAACAGCCGTGTATTTGCGGTTCAGGGAAAAAATTTAAGCAATGTTGTGCGCAATTTTTGTAA
- a CDS encoding AMP-binding protein: MEKIWFAEYQKTGIPETVELPAENTSLVDVFERNFQKFGSRDAFIFMDKVLSFSELEEASRKFATYLQSLGLAKGTRVAVMMPNVLQYPVVALGIFRAGLVLVNVNPLYTSRELEHQLNDSGSEVLVIIENFATVYQAIIGKTPVKHVVVASVGDMLGALKGTLVNFVLRSVRKQIPAWNIPGHIRFNAAMSKVNPSNYKRPNLTLSDTAVLQYTGGTTGVSKGAELTHRNLVANMLQCDGIFQSKFGAQDGQPDDRIFCALPLYHIFAFMVCALYGMYKGQANVLIPNPRDLPAVMKELRKYQPSFFPAVNTLFNALVNNEEFKQLDHSKLKMAMGGGMAVLPSTAEAWKRVTGTNIIEGYGLSETSPVATANPPQSTEFSGTIGIPLPLTEVAILDDDGNEVPLGEQGEISIRGPQVMKGYWNRPDETEKVMTNGFFRTGDIGIMDARGYIKIVDRKKDMILVSGFNVYPSEIEEVISTHPKVLEVAAIGVPDEKSGEVPKLFVVKKDPSLTTEEVLAFAKENLTGYKRPRYVEFIDELPKSNVGKILRKDLRKTA, from the coding sequence ATGGAAAAGATTTGGTTCGCTGAATACCAAAAGACAGGGATTCCAGAAACTGTAGAATTACCGGCTGAAAATACCTCATTGGTTGATGTGTTTGAGCGCAACTTCCAAAAATTTGGCTCACGTGACGCCTTTATTTTTATGGATAAAGTTCTCTCTTTTAGTGAGCTGGAAGAAGCAAGCCGTAAATTTGCAACATATTTACAAAGTTTAGGATTGGCAAAGGGTACACGTGTGGCGGTGATGATGCCAAACGTACTTCAATATCCTGTTGTCGCATTGGGGATTTTCCGCGCAGGTTTAGTGCTTGTAAACGTTAACCCGCTTTATACTTCTCGTGAACTTGAGCATCAGTTAAATGACTCCGGTTCTGAAGTGCTGGTCATTATTGAAAACTTTGCAACGGTTTACCAAGCGATTATTGGTAAAACTCCTGTGAAGCATGTGGTAGTGGCTTCTGTGGGTGATATGTTGGGGGCCTTAAAAGGTACATTGGTCAACTTTGTTTTACGCTCTGTACGCAAGCAAATCCCGGCTTGGAATATTCCAGGACATATCCGTTTTAACGCAGCAATGTCAAAGGTAAATCCAAGCAATTATAAGCGTCCAAACCTGACTTTAAGTGATACAGCCGTACTTCAATATACGGGTGGTACCACGGGTGTTTCTAAAGGTGCTGAACTGACTCATCGTAACCTAGTTGCGAACATGTTACAGTGCGACGGTATTTTCCAGAGTAAATTTGGTGCTCAAGATGGGCAACCGGATGACCGTATTTTCTGTGCTTTACCACTTTATCACATCTTTGCATTCATGGTTTGTGCGCTGTATGGCATGTATAAAGGTCAGGCCAACGTGCTTATTCCAAACCCGCGTGACCTACCTGCGGTAATGAAAGAATTGCGTAAATACCAGCCATCATTTTTCCCGGCAGTGAATACCTTGTTTAATGCATTGGTGAACAATGAAGAATTTAAACAGCTTGATCATAGCAAACTGAAAATGGCTATGGGTGGTGGTATGGCGGTATTACCTTCTACTGCTGAAGCATGGAAGAGAGTTACCGGTACCAATATCATTGAAGGTTACGGTTTATCTGAAACTTCACCGGTTGCAACAGCCAATCCACCGCAATCCACTGAATTTAGCGGTACCATTGGTATTCCATTACCACTGACTGAAGTTGCAATTTTGGATGATGACGGCAATGAAGTGCCGCTTGGCGAACAGGGCGAAATCTCGATTCGTGGTCCACAAGTCATGAAAGGCTATTGGAACCGTCCAGATGAAACTGAAAAAGTGATGACCAACGGTTTCTTCCGTACCGGTGATATTGGGATCATGGATGCTCGTGGTTATATCAAGATTGTCGATCGCAAGAAAGACATGATTCTGGTGTCGGGCTTCAACGTTTATCCTTCAGAAATTGAAGAAGTAATTTCTACGCATCCTAAAGTATTGGAAGTTGCTGCGATTGGTGTGCCGGATGAAAAATCAGGTGAAGTGCCTAAACTATTTGTGGTGAAGAAAGATCCGTCACTCACCACAGAAGAAGTGCTTGCTTTCGCTAAAGAGAACTTAACAGGCTACAAACGCCCACGTTATGTTGAATTTATAGATGAATTACCAAAGTCCAACGTAGGTAAAATCTTACGTAAAGACTTGCGTAAAACTGCATAA
- a CDS encoding MAPEG family protein, giving the protein MQSISGIIYLILIACLLPYVFTAIAKKTAGFKARDNQNPREFLAKTTGLAARANAVQQNSFESLPLFIASILMAEYMVISQTVIMTFGITYIVLRIFYGICYLANWATLRSIIWTLSLLCPICLLLLVIKLTT; this is encoded by the coding sequence ATGCAAAGCATTAGCGGAATAATCTATCTCATCTTAATCGCATGTTTATTGCCCTATGTTTTTACTGCAATTGCAAAAAAAACAGCAGGTTTTAAAGCACGAGATAACCAGAACCCGCGTGAATTTCTGGCTAAAACTACTGGTTTGGCCGCCCGTGCCAATGCGGTACAACAAAACAGTTTTGAAAGTTTACCCTTATTTATTGCTTCCATTTTAATGGCAGAATATATGGTGATTTCTCAAACCGTAATCATGACTTTTGGTATTACCTATATTGTACTCCGTATTTTCTACGGCATCTGCTATTTAGCCAATTGGGCCACTTTGCGTTCCATTATCTGGACCTTATCCTTACTTTGCCCAATTTGCCTGTTGCTACTGGTGATTAAATTAACCACATGA
- a CDS encoding trimeric intracellular cation channel family protein, which translates to MLLLVIYIIAITAEAMTGALSAGRRSMDWFGVTLIACVTALGGGSVRDVLLGHYPLTWVKHPEYLVLTCCAAFVTILIAKWMRHLRSIFLILDALGLIGFTIIGCQIALQMGHGFVVSAVAGVLTGVSGGILRDILCNDVPLVFRRELYASISFVSVICYWICQDIGFSLEITVISTLIFGFSLRCIAIYFGLEMPKFIYKDDDDQSASSKDAS; encoded by the coding sequence ATGTTGCTATTGGTCATTTATATTATCGCAATTACGGCTGAAGCCATGACAGGGGCACTGTCGGCAGGTCGGCGCAGTATGGACTGGTTCGGGGTAACGCTGATTGCCTGTGTGACTGCACTGGGTGGTGGCTCGGTTCGCGATGTACTGCTTGGGCACTATCCTTTGACCTGGGTGAAGCATCCGGAATATCTGGTGTTGACCTGCTGCGCAGCCTTTGTCACTATCCTGATTGCCAAATGGATGCGCCATTTACGTTCCATCTTCCTGATTCTCGATGCTCTGGGTTTAATCGGTTTTACTATTATTGGCTGCCAGATTGCCTTGCAGATGGGGCATGGTTTTGTGGTTTCCGCAGTTGCCGGTGTGTTGACTGGAGTTTCCGGCGGTATTCTGCGCGATATTTTGTGTAATGATGTACCCTTGGTATTCCGCCGTGAATTGTATGCCAGTATTTCTTTTGTTTCCGTGATCTGTTACTGGATTTGTCAGGATATCGGTTTCTCTCTGGAAATCACTGTCATTTCCACCTTAATCTTCGGTTTCTCTTTACGCTGCATCGCTATCTATTTTGGTCTGGAAATGCCGAAATTTATTTATAAAGATGACGATGACCAGTCCGCATCCTCCAAAGATGCTTCCTAG
- the parC gene encoding DNA topoisomerase IV subunit A codes for MTSLVHHATENRSVAEFTEQAYLNYAMYVIMDRALPHISDGLKPVQRRIVFAMSELGLKHSGKPKKSARTVGDVLGKYHPHGDSACYEAMVLMAQPFSYRYPFIEGQGNWGSPDDPKSFAAMRYTEAKLSLYSEVLLSELGQGTCDWQDNFDGSMKEPVNLPARVPNILLNGTTGIAVGMATDIPPHNLREVIKGTIALIRNPNLSDEKVAEYIPAPDLPTKAEIITAPEELLKLQTTGRGSYRMRAVYKIEKNEIVITDLPYQVSGSKVITQIADQMQAKKLPLVSDLRDESDHQNPTRLVIVLRSNRIDAEAVMSHLFATTDLESSYRVNMNMIGADGRPQVKSIRRILLEWIEIRKNTVTRRLQYHLNKIEKRLHILVGLIIAYLNIDEVIRIIREEDQPKPVLMSHFNIDEIQAEAILELKLRHLARLEEMEMRREQEELEARAAIIREQLANPESLKALIINELKEDAKKFGDDRRSPIVRRAEALAINEQDMLPADPVTVVLSEAGWIRSAKGHEVDAENLNFRAGDQYLSHAQGKSNQRVYVLDDTGRSYALAINTLPSARGLGEPLSSKLAPASGVGFIQVFIAEDEAEILALSSKGYGFKTQAKQLDTNAKAGKSFLTVPEDGKAMPLQAIEQATHVALLSSAGRMLVVDLSELPSLNKGKGNKLIQLEAKDQIVSMTMLNLDEIIQVVAGQQQLKLKGDDLQKYIGKRGTKGQLLPRGYQKANRLFIQR; via the coding sequence ATGACCAGCCTTGTGCATCATGCGACAGAAAATCGTTCCGTAGCCGAATTTACTGAACAAGCTTACCTTAACTATGCCATGTACGTGATTATGGATCGTGCATTGCCGCATATCAGTGACGGTTTAAAACCAGTACAGCGCCGTATTGTCTTCGCCATGAGTGAATTGGGCTTAAAGCATAGCGGCAAACCGAAAAAATCGGCTCGTACCGTGGGTGATGTACTGGGTAAATACCATCCGCATGGTGATTCTGCCTGTTATGAAGCGATGGTACTGATGGCACAGCCATTCAGTTACCGTTATCCTTTTATTGAAGGTCAAGGTAACTGGGGTTCACCCGATGATCCGAAATCCTTCGCGGCCATGCGTTATACTGAAGCCAAACTTTCGCTTTATAGTGAAGTGTTACTGTCTGAGCTGGGGCAGGGTACCTGTGATTGGCAGGACAACTTCGATGGTTCAATGAAAGAGCCGGTGAATTTGCCAGCGCGTGTACCGAACATCTTATTGAACGGAACCACAGGCATTGCTGTGGGGATGGCGACCGATATTCCACCGCATAACTTGCGTGAAGTGATTAAAGGCACCATCGCGCTGATTCGTAATCCAAATTTAAGCGATGAAAAAGTGGCGGAATATATTCCGGCACCCGATTTACCGACCAAAGCCGAAATTATCACTGCACCTGAAGAACTGCTCAAACTGCAAACCACAGGACGTGGCAGTTACCGTATGCGTGCGGTTTATAAAATAGAAAAAAATGAAATCGTGATTACCGACTTACCGTATCAGGTGTCGGGTTCTAAAGTGATTACCCAGATTGCCGATCAGATGCAGGCGAAAAAATTGCCTTTGGTTAGTGACCTGCGTGACGAATCGGATCATCAAAATCCGACCCGTCTGGTGATTGTATTACGTTCTAACCGGATTGATGCCGAAGCAGTGATGAGTCACTTATTCGCAACGACCGATCTGGAATCCAGCTATCGCGTCAACATGAACATGATTGGTGCCGATGGCCGTCCGCAAGTGAAATCGATTCGCCGCATTTTGCTGGAATGGATCGAAATCCGTAAAAATACGGTAACGCGTCGCCTGCAATACCATTTAAATAAAATTGAAAAGCGTCTGCATATCCTGGTCGGCTTGATTATTGCCTACTTAAATATTGATGAAGTAATTCGGATTATTCGTGAGGAAGATCAGCCCAAACCGGTGCTGATGTCTCATTTCAATATTGATGAAATTCAGGCTGAAGCCATTTTAGAACTCAAGTTACGTCATTTGGCCAGACTTGAAGAAATGGAAATGCGCCGCGAACAGGAAGAACTGGAAGCGCGTGCGGCTATTATCCGCGAGCAGCTGGCCAATCCTGAATCTTTAAAAGCATTGATTATTAATGAACTTAAAGAAGATGCGAAAAAGTTTGGTGATGACCGCCGTTCGCCTATTGTACGCCGCGCCGAAGCATTGGCCATTAATGAACAGGACATGTTGCCAGCCGATCCTGTGACTGTGGTGTTGTCTGAGGCGGGCTGGATCCGTTCAGCTAAAGGCCATGAGGTCGATGCCGAAAATCTGAATTTCCGGGCCGGTGACCAATATTTAAGCCATGCCCAAGGTAAATCCAATCAACGGGTCTATGTACTGGACGATACCGGTCGTAGTTATGCACTGGCTATTAACACTTTACCTTCGGCACGTGGTTTGGGTGAACCTTTAAGTTCTAAACTTGCACCCGCCAGCGGTGTAGGTTTCATTCAGGTGTTTATTGCCGAGGATGAAGCTGAAATTTTGGCCTTGAGTTCCAAAGGTTATGGCTTTAAAACCCAGGCGAAACAACTGGATACCAATGCCAAGGCAGGGAAGTCCTTTCTGACTGTGCCTGAAGATGGCAAAGCGATGCCACTGCAAGCAATAGAACAGGCGACTCATGTGGCCTTACTCAGTTCAGCAGGCCGTATGCTGGTTGTCGATTTGTCAGAATTACCAAGCCTGAACAAAGGTAAAGGTAATAAATTGATACAACTCGAGGCGAAAGATCAAATTGTATCTATGACAATGTTGAATTTAGATGAAATAATTCAAGTAGTTGCTGGACAGCAACAATTAAAATTAAAAGGTGATGATCTTCAAAAGTATATCGGTAAGCGAGGCACTAAAGGTCAACTCTTACCACGAGGATATCAAAAAGCAAATAGACTGTTCATTCAAAGATAA
- a CDS encoding transposase, with protein MIRRIKHASTATCTLPIYMGFLMTEPNSISCTQLAETYNISHDSVNRFLEREDYTPHDLYQESIQHIDNNKLIVSIDDTVLDKPYSQHMDLVSYFWSGKHHRSVKGINLITLYATDRNGQNIPINFRIYDKSESKTKNDYFMDMLSEVLSWGAKIQFITGDSWYSSTGNLKTIRKYGIRFMFGIDCNRKVSPEKGQWFQLRLLPDFHQGQVIWLKDFGFVQLFKTQLKEQQRFYIVHQDEDDLLSFEGFHELHSSHWKIEQYHRVIKQVCHIEKFQVRRSKLILNHIFSALMAYVEIQKNQFERIFENIYRWQKKLFRPIIKNFIDDFILDKNHLLPQRIYK; from the coding sequence GTGATCAGACGAATTAAACATGCTTCTACAGCAACTTGTACATTACCCATTTATATGGGCTTTCTCATGACAGAACCGAACTCTATTAGCTGCACACAACTTGCCGAGACTTATAATATCTCGCATGATAGTGTAAATCGCTTTCTAGAGCGTGAAGACTACACACCTCACGACCTATATCAAGAATCAATTCAACATATTGATAATAATAAACTTATAGTCAGTATTGATGATACTGTTTTAGATAAACCATATAGTCAACATATGGACTTGGTTAGCTATTTTTGGTCAGGCAAACACCACCGATCCGTCAAGGGTATTAATCTCATTACCTTGTATGCGACAGATCGAAATGGTCAAAATATTCCAATTAATTTCCGAATTTATGACAAATCTGAAAGTAAAACCAAGAATGATTACTTTATGGATATGTTAAGTGAAGTACTCAGTTGGGGTGCAAAGATTCAATTTATTACAGGTGATAGTTGGTATTCATCGACTGGAAATCTAAAAACCATAAGAAAATATGGTATTCGATTTATGTTTGGTATCGACTGTAACCGTAAGGTTTCCCCAGAAAAAGGACAATGGTTTCAACTGCGCTTATTGCCAGATTTCCATCAGGGTCAAGTGATCTGGCTCAAAGATTTTGGCTTTGTACAATTATTTAAGACTCAGTTAAAAGAACAGCAGAGGTTTTATATTGTGCATCAAGATGAAGATGATTTATTGTCCTTTGAAGGTTTTCATGAATTACATTCAAGTCATTGGAAAATAGAGCAATATCACCGGGTGATTAAACAGGTTTGTCATATTGAAAAGTTTCAAGTAAGACGATCTAAACTGATTTTGAATCATATTTTTTCAGCCTTGATGGCCTACGTTGAGATACAAAAGAACCAGTTTGAGCGGATCTTTGAAAATATATATCGTTGGCAGAAGAAATTATTTAGACCAATTATCAAAAACTTCATTGATGACTTTATTCTCGATAAAAATCATCTGCTACCACAGAGAATCTATAAGTAA
- the ppa gene encoding inorganic diphosphatase has protein sequence MSYSNIPAGKDAPNDIYVIIEIPANAAPIKYEIDKDSDALFVDRFMGTAMFYPANYGYVPNTLSLDGDPLDVLVVTPHPVEPGSVIRCRPVGKLNMEDDGGVDAKLVAVPHDKLTPIYKDVQEYTDLPPLLISQIEHFFQHYKDLEPGKWVKLSGWEGADVAKQEVLSSIAAYAEANK, from the coding sequence ATGAGCTACAGCAATATCCCAGCGGGTAAAGATGCACCAAACGACATCTATGTAATTATTGAAATTCCTGCAAATGCAGCACCAATCAAATATGAAATCGACAAAGATTCTGATGCATTATTTGTAGACCGTTTCATGGGTACTGCAATGTTCTACCCGGCAAACTACGGTTATGTGCCAAACACATTGTCACTTGATGGTGACCCACTTGACGTATTGGTTGTGACTCCACACCCGGTTGAACCAGGTTCAGTGATTCGTTGCCGTCCTGTAGGTAAATTGAACATGGAAGATGATGGTGGTGTTGATGCGAAACTGGTTGCAGTACCGCACGACAAATTAACACCGATCTATAAAGACGTTCAGGAATATACCGATCTTCCTCCGCTTTTAATCAGCCAAATTGAACATTTTTTCCAGCACTACAAAGACTTAGAGCCAGGAAAATGGGTGAAGTTAAGTGGTTGGGAAGGTGCTGATGTTGCTAAACAGGAAGTGCTTAGCTCAATTGCAGCTTATGCAGAAGCAAACAAATAA
- a CDS encoding TIGR00730 family Rossman fold protein yields MNSVLKMTPKHNNPTPKTTQPLIALYCGSRSGNKPIYQEKAVALAQALADLGFGMVYGGASIGLMGQVADAVRQRGGETVGVIPEFMLDYEIAHHQLTELHIVRSMHERKAMMAKRASAFVALPGGLGTFEEILEIATWGQLNQHQKPMMLYNVNGFYDALVSQLDHAVSEGFLPPQHRAKLIICNHADQILNAIKNLDAPQHFAI; encoded by the coding sequence ATGAACAGTGTATTAAAAATGACTCCCAAACATAACAATCCTACTCCCAAAACAACTCAACCTTTAATTGCACTCTACTGTGGTTCACGTTCAGGCAATAAACCAATTTATCAGGAAAAAGCCGTAGCTTTGGCTCAGGCACTGGCTGATCTGGGTTTCGGCATGGTCTATGGTGGCGCAAGTATAGGCCTCATGGGGCAAGTGGCTGATGCCGTCAGACAGCGTGGCGGTGAAACCGTCGGGGTGATCCCTGAATTTATGCTGGATTATGAAATTGCGCATCATCAGCTCACCGAATTACACATTGTACGAAGCATGCATGAACGCAAGGCCATGATGGCTAAGCGTGCCAGTGCTTTTGTCGCTTTACCCGGTGGTTTGGGCACGTTTGAAGAAATTCTGGAAATTGCCACCTGGGGACAGTTAAATCAGCATCAAAAACCGATGATGCTCTATAACGTGAATGGCTTTTATGATGCCCTAGTGAGCCAGCTGGATCATGCGGTCAGTGAAGGCTTTTTACCGCCGCAGCATCGGGCCAAACTGATTATCTGCAATCATGCCGATCAGATTCTCAATGCCATTAAAAATCTGGATGCACCACAACACTTTGCCATTTAA